The uncultured Dysgonomonas sp. genome contains the following window.
ACATCGGTACGTCTGATTTTGTAACCATGGTTTTCAGGTGCAGGATTGAACGTGATATTGATACTTAGTCCAGTGTGCAACCCTTTTCCACTCAGTGAAAAACTATTCTTTAAAGTTCTTTGATTAACCATAACAAATCTTTTTATTGTTTTTGTATCTTAAGGCATCGTTAATAAGCAGGCACCAGCAGAATATCCTCCACCGAACACCGATATACATACCAAGTCTCCCGACCGGAACTTATCTGTATTCTGAGCATATACCAACAAAGCGCTGGCAGAGCCTGTATTGCCTAATTCTTCTATATTGGATAATATTACCTCGTCACTCAGATCGAGCTGTCTGGTTACATTTTTCAATATTCTCATGTTAGCCTGATGGCCGATGAAATAAGTTAACCTGTCGAGAGAGTATCCGCTATTCTCCACTATTTCTTTCGTATTTTGTGAGATGTAGTTACAAGCATACATAAATACATCTTTTCCGTGTGGCATTTGTAGCCCGCCATTAGCAGGAGTAAGGTGAACTCCTTGCGGCCCTAATCCGACATGCCCCAGTCCCTGAGTTGTAATATCAATAATATGAGGATCCTTGGGGCTTTGTGCTGTGTCGGAGAAGAAATATGCAACTGCTCCATCTCCCCACAGATGCCCCGACATGCAATCGGTATCATCCGAATAGGTCGAATTCCGGTCGGCACAAATTAACAAAGCCTTACTTGCTATTTGTGACGAGAAAAACGAGTATATAATTTCCATCGCATTAATTGCAGACGAACAGGCCGATGATACATAAAATACTTTAGCATCGGATATGTTATATTCCCGTTGAATATAATGTCCGGCCGTAGCAATTGTATCGGATGGTGTATACGAAGCAAATATGATCAGATCTACTTCATTGATATTGTATGGCAGTTTACCCAAAGCATTATTCACAGCTTCTGCGCACATATAGTTCATTGTTTCTTTCTCGGTAGCTCTCGAACGTGAGCGTATACCGGTTCTTTGCAAAATCCAGTCACTTGTAAGACCGTTCACTTCTGTGAAGTAATCATTAGTAACTCTTGTGGGTGGGATATAATACCCTGTTGCATTAATATACATATTCTATATGTTTAAATTCTCAATATTGGTTTTCACATTCGGGATGACGCAGCAAATATTTTTTCCAAAAACGCCTGTTATACAGATGTATTAGTTTTTGGCATATTTTTTCATCATATTTACGGATTTTTGAATATTCTTCACCAATATAATCCAGTGTATTATCATTGGCTTTGATGCGTTTGAAGCTTCTGCAACTATCCAGCAATCTGATGTTTTTGAACGACATCCGGTTGAGGTCTACCAGATAAAACTGATAGCCTTCTTCGGTTGTTTTATAAAGGATATTGCCAGGCGAATAATCTTTATGAAATATTCCTTTTTTATGTATTTCGGCTGTGAACATCGTAAAGGCCTGTATCAATCCCTTACTTTCTTCCTCTGTTTGTTTATACACTTCTTTCATCGTACCTTGCACCTCCTCGTGTATGGAAATATAGTACGACTCCGACAACAACCTGTTTTTGCATATATCTATATATGCGATGGGTTCAGGTGTATTGATTCCCTTATCGAGAACGTATAAGGCATTATTGAAAGATCTTTCAGCCTTAGACTTTCTTATATATTTATATACAAAACGATTGATCAGTATGGGTCTTTTAAAGGATTTTACATTTACCATAAAACCATTTATCCGGAACAACTTGATTGTATTGCGTGCATTATATACCATCTCTCCTTCCTGAGAAAAAATCTCAGGGATCGAATATATAAATTCCGAAAGCCCGTTATATTTAGGATTGATGGATAGTTTCATTTTGTAACTCTGTTGTAAATGATTTTTAAATTAGATTCTGGTATAACTCCCAAAATCCGTTCTCTCTCTTTTCCTTCTTTGAATACCAGTATACTCGGAACCCCTGATATACGATACTCTGCTTCCAGAGCGGCAAATTCAGTAATATTTACTTTATAATAATTAATTTTTTCTCTATCATCTACAGGTAATTGGTTGAGATTATACTCCATTTTGTCACACAAATCTGAATTTTCTTTGTAAAAAAGAACAAATCCGGCACCTGTACTGATTGCTTCTTCAAATGTTTTATCATTCAGTTCTACAAAGCGGCTATCTTCAACATTATTCGGAATACTGTTTACTGCCCAGGTCCCCATAATATTCGTAGCTATGCTTAATATTATAAGCATCAATCCGAAATGCCATGTCTGAAGTTTAAAAGTTTTCATTACTGTTTAGTTTAATAAAAAAATTTAATGCTGCACTTCCTAATAGAAGCTATCAGCCATAGTTATGCTTCAATAGATGTGATCGTACTAAACCTAGAAAAGACTGTAAAAATCAGGTTTAATACATATTCCCACCCGGATATTCATCGAATATTTATCATAATCCAGCAAACTCTCACCATATCCATGAAAGAAACGGGCAAAAATATACTGGTTCGCTTTCTCGGAAATCCTGAAACTTGCCGTGAGTGTTGTATTGATATTCCCAAATCCTTTTTTAGGATTTAAATCTGCAGATAACCACCATTTATGCTTATCGCTTATATAGTTTATCGACAGGTAGCCTAATCCCCTATAGTCGATCAGATCTTTATTATTGCCCCCATCCACATAAGGTACCCAAAATTCACCGGACAAATTGAAGCGTGCGTTGAAATAATATTTCATGGATATGCTTAAATAATTCCAGCTACGCGAATCTTCCCCGTCGCGCCCGTTCGATTCATGCTTCAGTTGGGCAAACATTGCTCCCACCAGCTTTTTATCATGAAATATATATTTCCCCAAACCCAAACCCGGGTTATAATTTGTATCCCTGAAAGGACTGGATTCAGCATATATATCCCAAAACGATCTCTGGGTATATGTCAGGTAAGCAAATGTTTTGAACGGAAGTACACTCTTTGTCAGACGCTGCCTTATACTTATCTGAAAACTGGCATCGGCCGAACTGTTTGTAATTTCCTCATTCAACGGTACACCTGTTACAAAGTATGTATCTTTATATACTGCAAACGAAGGCATCCGGTCGGCCATTTTTATAGCTTCACTTTCCGATATTTCAAAATGTCTGGGTTTGAATATATTGGGATCCCGCATGGCTACTGTGTATTGCTCCCTGATACTGTCATTAGCATACAGCAAATCGTCCTGAGCTGATAGAGAGACAGATATTATTGCTAATAAAATAAATAAATAGATTTTTCGCATAAGTTAAAAAAATCAGCTAAATGATCCCTCACTTTTAATTTTCTGAATATTTGTTACTATTAATCGAAGATAATTCCCCTATTAGTCGAAGATAAATTGATTAATAAATCTGTCGCTATGTATATCTTCTTTACATTTTGTTTTGATTCCTATTTTACTCAGGATACTTTTTAGGTCTGAGTTGATTGTATCTGCATACACCAGACTGACTTTTTTAATGGCCATCAGTAGCGAAAAGTAGTTATCTTCGGTACTTTCCAGTTTCAGACTTTCAACACCTTTTACGTTTTCATTTTCCAATTCAAATAGGTTTACTGTTGTATTTTCTTGAACCCCTTTGCTTAGTGCTCCTTTTTGAGTGAGGATAGCTATTATTTTTTTCATAAAAGTTGTCATTTGATATATGAACAATTGTTCATTTGTTTATAAAAATAAATGCCCGATTTTTATCGCATTAATGAACGATAGTTCACAGTCCTGTAAAAAAAATTAAGCTTTGATTAAACAATATAAATAATCCATCACTTCTTTTCTTCTTTCCATATCTTTTACCACATTTGTCACAAACTGGGATTCGTCACAAGCCTGGTCCGAAGTTTCCTTTACACCCGTATTATTAAATAATATGCACATTATCTCAACGTCAATATCAGCTCTCACCTCCTTGATTTCTATACTCTTAAGCAGAGCATTGCGCCAATGATCGATCAAACGCCCATAGATAAACCTAAAGCGATTGACAAAATCCGGATAATGTTTCGCTGCTTGTATTATTAAAGCCGTGTAATTCAGAAAAACAGTATGCGTAACACCGGCTCTCATAAACGCATTTGTTACGGTTTTTTGACGTCTATGCATGGCTTCAATCAATTCGGGTAATGTAATATCCCCTTTGATACCATTAAGCATTTTGTCGAATATTTTAAAGAAATACTCGTCAATAACAGCAAAGAACAGCTCCTCTTTATTCTTAAAATATCGGTACATAGCTCCACGAGACATTCCCAATTCCTCTTGTAGAACGAAAATTGATGCACTATCATACCCCTTATTCATAAAAACGTCGAAGGCTCGTCTTAATATATATTCTCTGCTGTACTTCATTAATCAATCATTTTAAATATGTGAACAATCGTTCACAATGCAAAATTGCGACATAAAATTTAATTGCACACTATTTTTAATGTTAAAAAACATTTTTAAATAGCATCAAAAGCATACATTTCCTGTAAATATTTGATTGATAGAGAAAATTTATTTTTATTATCAGGTGTTAAACTTCCAGATTTTCTCTTCTCCATCGAAGGTAACACCGAACAGGGCAGGCGAAGGTAAGCGCAGATAACTAAACTGTATATCCAGTGCTATTTTGGCGCCGGAGAGTTTCTCTACTTTAGCATTCCATTCCAGTACTTTATCGTAAAGTTCGTTTGTTTTGGCCATATCTGATCGGGAAATTGCATTGTTTAGTGTCTCAACAAGATTGCTTATTTCCAACTCTTCAAATTTCTTTGCGAGTTCATTATATTTTTCCATGTAGCGTTTTGATAGTTCTTCGGTATCCATAAGTGTTTCATTTAGATTGTTAATAACAGTATACGTATATATGCTTTAGCGTGTCATTTTTCTCTATATTAAAATAACATTTCAATGAGAGATTAAGTTTAGGCCTGAATCAAGAATAATTGATCGTAATACTCTTTAAACATCCTATTATTTCGTATTTTCCGGCTTTCTTTGTTAATTTGCATTTATAACCAATAGCTGTTTATCTAGAATAATAAAATTAGTGGCAAAGAAAAATTTTTATGTAGTATGGAATGGCGTAACTCCCGGGGTGTACTCGTCATGGAATGAGGCGAAAGCACAAATAGAAGGGTATGAGGGCGCTATTTATAAATCTTTCCCAACCAAAGAGGAAGCCGAAAAAGCATATAACGATAATCCATGGCTATATATAGGCAAAAATGCAGAAAAGAAGAAAATATCCATTCATAATATACCCGAAATCATAAAAAACAGCTTGTCTGTGGATGCCGCTTGCAGCGGAAACCCCGGCCTATTGGAATACAGAGGTGTGTATGTGCAGACCGGAGAGCAGGTATTTCATCAGGGACCGTTTGAGAAAGGAACAAATAATATAGGTGAATTCCTTGCTCTGGTACATGGCTTGGCTTTGCTAAAACAGAAGAAATTTAAAATCCCAATCTATTCGGATAGCGCTAATGCCATAAAGTGGGTGAAAGAAAAAAAGTGCAAAACAAAATTGGAAAGACTACCCGAAAATGAATCTTTATTCTACATGATAGAACGTGCCGAGAAATGGCTCCGGGACAATACATACACTACTCAAATAATAAAGTGGAAAACGGACGAATGGGGTGAAATCCCTGCCGATTTCGGACGAAAATAATTTTAGAACTAGCTAGTCCACGGATTCACTGACATTAGAAACCTCCACTTGTCTATATCATACTTATACAGGTAATATTTTCCATATGCACATCCGTACCCGCAGGTATAAACTTTATAGATAATAACATATTCCTTATTTCGCGAAAACAGAGGTACAGAATAATAATTCACATCTGTGTAATCTTTCTTCTTGGCCGGGAGCATTTTCTTGCCGGACATACCCTTATGCCAGACTGAATCCTTTATGGATATAAACTGTTCATAAAAATAATCTTTATCAGCCTGAGTAAACAGTGTATCAAGGCCGGAAGATTTTTTGAACAGGTATTTATTGTCTGGTTCCAGATGACTGATGTCATATTCTCCTATATATTTACTGATAAAATTAGTTGTATCCCACGGCAGTATCTTAACAGATACTTTTTTGTTATCCCTAAGAAACTTTATTTCAGATTTTTGATCATTATTGGTCATCCAATTCAGGAAATCATAAATTTCTTCATCGGAAATAAGTGTACTATATGTATACGTTTGTGCCTGTACAATACCTGATTGCACAAAACAGACAACAAGAAAAATAAGTAACCATCTGATCATCATATCTATTCGAGTTTGTCTCAAAGGTAATAAAAAAAATAAAATCTGAATATATTCATATCTTAATCACAAAACATAGAGATAATGGAGTGTATTCTATATAGCTTCCAAATTTTATTTATATATAACAAGATGTTAAACCTATTATTCCTTAAAACCATCCAGTTTAAATAGAATACATAGATAGAACAAAATGATATCAGAAGGGCTAAACGATCATTTTCTACCTCCGTTCCACCCCAATAATTAATTTTTTGGAAATCATTAGATATAACTTTATATAAAAAAAATTACTTATATTTTCTTACTTTTTCTTATTCCTTAACAGCAAAAAAATGCTACTTTTGCTTTTTGTAGTATTAATATTACATAGAACTATAAATAATAAAACAAACACGCATGGAAAGTAATGATTTGCTAATGCAAGTGACAGCCAAAGCCAAAACATGGCTATCAGACAAATACGATGAAGAGACGAGAAAAGAAGTGCAAGCATTATTAGACAAAGAGGATAAAACAGAGTTGATAGAGGCTTTCTACAAAGACCTTGAATTCGGAACAGGTGGTCTTCGTGGTATTATGGGAGTCGGTACCAACAGAGTTAACATATATACTATAGGAGCAGCTACGCAAGGTCTGACCAACTATCTGCTGAAAGAATTTTCTTCACTAAAACAGATAAAAGTAGTTATCGGACACGATTGTCGTAATAATAGCCGGAAATATGCCGAAATATCTGCAGACATATTTTCTGCAAGCGGAATCAAAGCATATTTGTTTGAAGATCTGCGCCCTACGCCAGAAGTATCATATGCCATCCGGAAACTGGGTTGCCAAAGTGGTATTATGATCACAGCATCTCACAACCCGAAAGCATATAACGGATATAAAGCATACTGGGAAGACGGTGCACAGGTTATACCTCCGCATGACAAAAACATCATTGCTGAAGTAAACCGTGTAAATGTTGAGAATATCAAATTTAAAGGAAACAAAAGCCTGATAGAAATATTAGGTAAAGATATGGATGAGGCATACATAAAAGAGCTGAAGACTATATTACTTTCATCGGATGCCATCAAACGTCACAGCGGAATCGGTATCGTATACACTCCATTACACGGGACAGGATTTACAGTAATCCCGCAAGCTCTGAAAGCGTCCGGGTTTACAAACATTATTAATGTACCGGAACAAGATGTATTGAGCGGTGATTTCCCTACTGTTGTATCTCCAAATCCTGAAGATCCGGCTGCAATGGCTCTTGCCGTGAAAAAAGCTGAGGAAACAAATGCAGAGCTGGTATTTGCGACAGACCCCGACGCTGACCGCTTCGGAGCAGGTATCCGCAACGATAAAGGAGAATTTATCCTGCTGAACGGAAACCAGACAATGCTGATTCTTATCTATTATATTATTACCCGTAAAAGAGAACTCGGACAACTTACCGGAAAGGAATATACTGTGCGTACAATTGTAACCAGTGCCCTAACTCAGGTAGTGTCGGAGAAAAACGGTGTAGAAATGTTTGAGTGCTATACAGGATTCAAATGGATTGCCGCTATTATGCGCGAACTAGAAGGTAAGCGTCAATATATAGGAGGAGGAGAAGAAAGCTATGGTTTCCTTGCCGAAGACTTTGTGCGCGATAAGGATTCCGTATCGGCAGCTATGCTCTTCGGTGAAATTGCAGCGTGGGCAAAGGACAATGGAAAAACGTTGTACGAAATGCTTCAGGATATCTATGTAGAATACGGATTCTCTAAGGAAAAGGGAATTTCGGTAACTAAGGAAGGACGTAGTGGTGCCGAGGAAATAGAAGCTATGATGAAAAACTTCAGAGAAAACCCGATCAAACAGATTGCAGGCTCTAAGGTGACGCTCATTAAAGACTTTGTAACCCTAAAAGCTCAGGATTTGGCTATCAATGAAGAATACACATTGGAAATGCCTACCACATCAAACGTATTGCAATACTTTACCGAAGACGGAACAAAAATATCTATCCGTCCTTCCGGTACAGAACCCAAAATTAAGTTCTACATAGAAGTTAAAGCAAAACTGAAATCCAGAGCTGACTACGATGCCGTAGATGCCAGTACAGAGAAGAAGATAGAACAAGTCTGTAAAGACCTGGGAATCTAAAGATACTAAGCAGAGCCGGATTGTTACGATCCGGCTTTTTTGCCCGATATATTTGCGAAAATAATGTCACACAATTGATTTTAATCCTTCAAGAATTGAATTCTTAAATAAATGCTCACAGTAAACAACAATTATTGAATCAAAATTGTTATGAAATATCTAAAGGATTCACACTAACAACACATTAACAATTAAACTGGAATATTTTGGCAAAGGATTATAAAAAGACTCATATCCTCTCTGCTTCACAAAACCTCTTCTGATTATTTCGGTAAAATATGTTTTATAACAGGTTTTTTTATAAAAAATGTTAAGAAAGTAAATTTTACTTACTATCCTATAAACTTATTATAAGTACACTTACTATATTTGCACCAAAATTTTTAAAAATGAATAAATGGAAGTAAACTGCAAATTAGGGAATCCAAATGAGGAGGTGGGATATCTAATCTGGCGTGTTTCCAAATACTGGCAAAGAGGTAAACACAAAGTATTGGATGAATTTGGACTAACATCATCACAGATGGAATTATTAGGAGCTATATATCATATGTCGAGGCAACAAAAAGAAGCCACACAAATCGTTTTATCGCAAGAAACGGAAATAGATCCTATGACTACTTCCACAATATTAAGAAATCTTGAAAGAAAGGGATTGATAAGCAGACGGGAAAGCGTAACCGATACAAGGGCGCGCATTGTAGAACTTACCGAAGAGGGAAAGGAACTTTTCGAGAAAGCAATAGCCAAAGTAAAAAGCGGACAAGAGCTTCTATTCAAAAATATAGATGTAGAAGTATTAAAGACACAATTAAGTATCCTTTTACAGGAAATGGACAGATTAAGTAAATCAAACAACTAAATAAATATAGGTATGAATGTGAAAAAGATTGTTATCGGAGCAATGGCTCTATTGGTTATGGTATCTTGTGGGAACAAGAATGCTAACCCTGCGGGGGGAGGTCAAGCTGCACCTCAGAAATACACGACGGCTGTTTTGGCTGAGCAGTCTGCGCAATTGGAAACTGTATATCCTGTGACTATAAAAGGTAAGGAAGATATAGAAATCAGGCCACGTATAGACGGCTTTATCGATGCTATCTATGTGGACGAAGGCTCTGTAGTAAAAAAAGGGCAAAGTTTATTCAAGATAAATTCACCTTCGG
Protein-coding sequences here:
- a CDS encoding phospho-sugar mutase: MESNDLLMQVTAKAKTWLSDKYDEETRKEVQALLDKEDKTELIEAFYKDLEFGTGGLRGIMGVGTNRVNIYTIGAATQGLTNYLLKEFSSLKQIKVVIGHDCRNNSRKYAEISADIFSASGIKAYLFEDLRPTPEVSYAIRKLGCQSGIMITASHNPKAYNGYKAYWEDGAQVIPPHDKNIIAEVNRVNVENIKFKGNKSLIEILGKDMDEAYIKELKTILLSSDAIKRHSGIGIVYTPLHGTGFTVIPQALKASGFTNIINVPEQDVLSGDFPTVVSPNPEDPAAMALAVKKAEETNAELVFATDPDADRFGAGIRNDKGEFILLNGNQTMLILIYYIITRKRELGQLTGKEYTVRTIVTSALTQVVSEKNGVEMFECYTGFKWIAAIMRELEGKRQYIGGGEESYGFLAEDFVRDKDSVSAAMLFGEIAAWAKDNGKTLYEMLQDIYVEYGFSKEKGISVTKEGRSGAEEIEAMMKNFRENPIKQIAGSKVTLIKDFVTLKAQDLAINEEYTLEMPTTSNVLQYFTEDGTKISIRPSGTEPKIKFYIEVKAKLKSRADYDAVDASTEKKIEQVCKDLGI
- a CDS encoding lipopolysaccharide kinase InaA family protein; the protein is MKLSINPKYNGLSEFIYSIPEIFSQEGEMVYNARNTIKLFRINGFMVNVKSFKRPILINRFVYKYIRKSKAERSFNNALYVLDKGINTPEPIAYIDICKNRLLSESYYISIHEEVQGTMKEVYKQTEEESKGLIQAFTMFTAEIHKKGIFHKDYSPGNILYKTTEEGYQFYLVDLNRMSFKNIRLLDSCRSFKRIKANDNTLDYIGEEYSKIRKYDEKICQKLIHLYNRRFWKKYLLRHPECENQY
- a CDS encoding ketoacyl-ACP synthase III; the protein is MYINATGYYIPPTRVTNDYFTEVNGLTSDWILQRTGIRSRSRATEKETMNYMCAEAVNNALGKLPYNINEVDLIIFASYTPSDTIATAGHYIQREYNISDAKVFYVSSACSSAINAMEIIYSFFSSQIASKALLICADRNSTYSDDTDCMSGHLWGDGAVAYFFSDTAQSPKDPHIIDITTQGLGHVGLGPQGVHLTPANGGLQMPHGKDVFMYACNYISQNTKEIVENSGYSLDRLTYFIGHQANMRILKNVTRQLDLSDEVILSNIEELGNTGSASALLVYAQNTDKFRSGDLVCISVFGGGYSAGACLLTMP
- a CDS encoding ribonuclease H family protein, encoding MAKKNFYVVWNGVTPGVYSSWNEAKAQIEGYEGAIYKSFPTKEEAEKAYNDNPWLYIGKNAEKKKISIHNIPEIIKNSLSVDAACSGNPGLLEYRGVYVQTGEQVFHQGPFEKGTNNIGEFLALVHGLALLKQKKFKIPIYSDSANAIKWVKEKKCKTKLERLPENESLFYMIERAEKWLRDNTYTTQIIKWKTDEWGEIPADFGRK
- a CDS encoding TetR/AcrR family transcriptional regulator, which gives rise to MKYSREYILRRAFDVFMNKGYDSASIFVLQEELGMSRGAMYRYFKNKEELFFAVIDEYFFKIFDKMLNGIKGDITLPELIEAMHRRQKTVTNAFMRAGVTHTVFLNYTALIIQAAKHYPDFVNRFRFIYGRLIDHWRNALLKSIEIKEVRADIDVEIMCILFNNTGVKETSDQACDESQFVTNVVKDMERRKEVMDYLYCLIKA
- a CDS encoding MarR family winged helix-turn-helix transcriptional regulator; translated protein: MEVNCKLGNPNEEVGYLIWRVSKYWQRGKHKVLDEFGLTSSQMELLGAIYHMSRQQKEATQIVLSQETEIDPMTTSTILRNLERKGLISRRESVTDTRARIVELTEEGKELFEKAIAKVKSGQELLFKNIDVEVLKTQLSILLQEMDRLSKSNN
- a CDS encoding phospholipase A, whose amino-acid sequence is MRKIYLFILLAIISVSLSAQDDLLYANDSIREQYTVAMRDPNIFKPRHFEISESEAIKMADRMPSFAVYKDTYFVTGVPLNEEITNSSADASFQISIRQRLTKSVLPFKTFAYLTYTQRSFWDIYAESSPFRDTNYNPGLGLGKYIFHDKKLVGAMFAQLKHESNGRDGEDSRSWNYLSISMKYYFNARFNLSGEFWVPYVDGGNNKDLIDYRGLGYLSINYISDKHKWWLSADLNPKKGFGNINTTLTASFRISEKANQYIFARFFHGYGESLLDYDKYSMNIRVGICIKPDFYSLF
- a CDS encoding thioredoxin family protein; protein product: MKTFKLQTWHFGLMLIILSIATNIMGTWAVNSIPNNVEDSRFVELNDKTFEEAISTGAGFVLFYKENSDLCDKMEYNLNQLPVDDREKINYYKVNITEFAALEAEYRISGVPSILVFKEGKERERILGVIPESNLKIIYNRVTK